A portion of the Glandiceps talaboti chromosome 13, keGlaTala1.1, whole genome shotgun sequence genome contains these proteins:
- the LOC144444180 gene encoding uncharacterized protein LOC144444180: MTFLTPKLMFATLVLVLWCVLDTEAGECCGTPGISFPGNDIPSSTGDLELGTLEDSQDACCARCKETADCVVWVYHVERTECYLKHTLGEKKIWPEDHEVYAGLV, translated from the exons ATGACGTTCCTGACACCAAAGTTGATGTTTGCCACTCTAGTTTTG GTATTGTGGTGTGTGCTCGATACTGAAG CTGGAGAATGCTGTGGTACACCAGGTATATCGTTTCCAGGAAATGACATCCCATCATCCACTGGAGACCTCGAACTCGGCACTCTTGAGGATTCGCAAGATGCATGTTGTGCACGGTGCAAAGAGACAGCTGACTGTGTAGTTTGGGTATATCATGTGGAAAGAACAGAATGTTACTTAAAGCATACATTAGGAGAGAAAAAGATATGGCCTGAAGACCACGAAGTCTACGCTGGCCTTGTGTAA